A portion of the Toxoplasma gondii ME49 chromosome VIIb, whole genome shotgun sequence genome contains these proteins:
- the ROP20 gene encoding rhoptry kinase family protein ROP20 (encoded by transcript TGME49_258230~Predicted trans-membrane domain (TMHMM2.0):20-40), whose amino-acid sequence MRLDAVYYLAQMASHRIPRCQATFRHFICWFLIFAAFAVSDFSNVHGSFLPDPHFLCHHRTLRFRRGYVPQLSPCPHASTHHVKSGSFSSKISFLEEAAQPPSPISSPESKTELLLSLSVGHYGKWMTDEDERGRRKVAASVSRLLRSERPKSISDRVQFLLDETVAPDTVFVVESLEGVPTAGVQVQAFRRGSPLASGSYNVLSEATPVPVPLPTSLLVRPKRGEVSQQSARMMNVVVAAVKGSEGHAAQVEEGKTGKAGVSSEPVAVRIALSARSSCEVEAEDECLSLARRYSNLMSKLPPFSSRDLLEKFGMVVPQLVGQLRGRPSLLRKQGDTSLLNFVQIMPLMACDLNQFRITDPDAVKFVVKRMIQLLALFGAAGLVHQDIKAENFLVSRQGRLYLADFDAVVRENDTIQCNKKLSLLFSPPEVLRCFFNTPEEKIALTQVVDSWSLGMAAWEVLCMSEPFDGMRFSEDDLYNMKVIAALPEGGDDTRALDWNRCRGRPPAPLRKAVECLLDRNAATRCKALDLFKSSPLFAEERPVPPEPSSSD is encoded by the coding sequence ATGCGCCTGGATGCTGTGTATTACTTGGCGCAAATGGCTAGCCACCGAATTCCACGATGCCAGGCGACATTCCGGCACTTCATCTGCTGGTTCCTCATCTTTGCAGCATTCGCTGTGTCAGATTTTTCAAATGTGCATGGCAGTTTCCTACCGGACCCTCATTTCCTCTGTCACCATAGAACTCTACGGTTTCGGAGGGGTTATGTCCCCCAGCTCAGTCCTTGCCCCCACGCGAGCACGCACCATGTAAAATCCGGCAGTTTCTCAAGCAAGATATCCTTTCTAGAGGAGGCGGCGCAGCCGCCGTCTCCAatttcttctccagagtcGAAGACTGAactgttgctgtctctttcagTCGGACATTATGGAAAATGGATGACCGATGAAGACGAACGAGGTCGGAGAAAAGTAGCCGCGTCGGTTTCACGCCTGCTTCGCTCAGAGCGTCCGAAAAGCATTTCAGACAGAGTACAATTCCTTCTTGATGAGACGGTCGCACCAGACaccgtcttcgtcgtcgagTCACTAGAGGGTGTTCCGACCGCGGGCGTTCAGGTACAGGCATTTCGTAGAGGCAGTCCACTAGCTAGCGGCAGTTACAATGTGCTTTCAGAGGCTACCCCAGTTCCAGTCCCGTTGCCAACATCTCTTCTCGTGAGGCCTAAGAGAGGAGAGGTTTCACAGCAATCTGCGCGCATGATGAATGTCGTTGTGGCTGCGGTGAAAGGCTCTGAGGGACACGCAGCTCAAGTTGAAGAGGGGAAAACAGGCAAAGCTGGTGTGTCGTCAGAGCCCGTAGCCGTGAGAATAGCACTATCCGCCCGTTCCAGCTGTGAGGTGGAGGCGGAAGAtgagtgtctctccttgGCACGGAGGTACAGCAATTTAATGAGTAAACTGCCACCCTTTTCGAGTAGAGATCTGCTTGAAAAATTCGGGATGGTCGTCCCGCAGTTAGTGGGTCAGCTTAGGGGACGGCCATCGTTACTTCGAAAACAAGGTGATACATCGCTGCTAAACTTCGTGCAGATAATGCCGCTTATGGCATGCGATCTTAACCAGTTCCGAATTACGGACCCAGACGCGGTCAAGTTTGTGGTCAAGCGCATGATACAGCTACTAGCGTTGTTCGGGGCTGCCGGTCTAGTGCATCAGGACATAAAGGCCGAGAACTTCCTCGTCAGCCGGCAAGGTCGCCTGTATTTGGCGGATTTTGACGCTGTGGTACGAGAGAACGACACCATTCAATGCAACAAAAAACTGAGCCTGTTGTTTTCGCCCCCGGAAGTGCTTCGATGCTTCTTTAATACTCCAGAGGAAAAGATAGCTCTCACCCAGGTTGTAGACTCCTGGAGTCTCGGGATGGCAGCTTGGGAGGTCCTATGCATGAGCGAGCCTTTTGACGGAATGCGGTTCAGCGAAGATGATTTATATAATATGAAGGTAATCGCCGCGCTGCCTGAAGGCGGCGACGACACCAGGGCCCTAGACTGGAATCGTTGTAGAGGACGACCGCCTGCACCGTTGAGGAAGGCTGTTGAATGTCTTCTCGACAGAAACGCCGCCACCCGCTGCAAGGCCTTGGATCTGTTTAAATCTTCACCTCTTTTCGCTGAGGAACGGCCAGTGCCACCGGAGCCAAGTTCAAGTGACTAG
- a CDS encoding hypothetical protein (encoded by transcript TGME49_258225~Signal peptide predicted by SignalP 2.0 HMM (probability 0.756) with cleavage site probability 0.589 at residue 15), with the protein MWLWFPCCQFIHVAAQHEEKQCSGSAVHSGRTRVAAHFVRLKTTRTCCKTEDGLSAVIPLVTQCAYQPGKPSNSGGYFLVLEILPDRCLFFSLTTSNTLTGNSSSVLEINELLN; encoded by the coding sequence ATGTGGTTATGGTTTCCTTGCTGTCAGTTTATACATGTAGCCGCACAACACGAGGAAAAACAATGCAGTGGAAGTGCGGTGCATTCGGGTCGAACGCGCGTAGCGGCACATTTTGTTCGTCTGAAGACAACGCGCACGTGCTGCAAGACAGAGGATGGTCTTTCCGCAGTCATTCCGCTGGTCACTCAATGCGCATATCAGCCGGGCAAGCCAAGCAACTCAGGTGGATATTTCCTGGTTCTAGAAATTCTGCCTGATCGttgcttgtttttttctttgacCACATCAAATACTCTGACGGGAAATTCATCTAGTGTATTGGAAATTAATGAATTATTGAATTGA
- a CDS encoding hypothetical protein (encoded by transcript TGME49_258220) — MAARNLDGPLTDIPENVSRDELIRWAAQPGQYNLFPGNPVRLQSCGTNIQGQIYSNNGSHTEDLRSIRSAYVQQVESFKARRHENLRALRQQKSHKSVRMAFYQWNAEFLTPNAFEIVYHFIPGRAERPDVDEVEAIFVTVQDNNGRSKSEHRRFMRKVTGALNALSDIPSCSIVDSTFNELSNIVGTKPTAQGPVANRQVTYMFARDGIVNPGSTHKCSWSFHVRKKEFVGISTACVGIGRLLVLGIHLPTLKEGQSHFVRLLLQHAASKCIPDDYDSESLNYFNAGVYMAILCNSCDT, encoded by the exons ATGGCTGCTCGAAACTTG GACGGACCCCTCACTGATATTCCTGAGAACGTCTCGCGAGATGAGTTGATACGCTGGGCCGCACAGCCAGGGCAGTATAACCTCTTCCCAGGAAACCCCGTCAGGCTGCAGTCGTGCGGAACTAACATCCAAGGACAAATTTACTCCAATAACGGAAGCCATACAGAAGATCTGCGAAGCATTCGCAGCGCCTACGTACAACAAGTCGAGTCGTTTAAAGCTAGACGACATGAGAACCTGAGGGCACTACGGCAGCAAAAGTCACATAAGAGTGTCCGCATGGCCTTTTACCAGTG GAATGCGGAGTTTTTAACACCGAACGCATTCGAAATAGTTTATCATTTCATTCCTGGAAGAGCAGAGCGGCCAGATGTTGACGAAGTTGAAGCAATCTTCGTTACAGTTCAAGATAACAACGGCAGAAGCAAGTCTGAACACCGAAGGTTCATGAGGAAGGTCACTGGTGCGTTAAACGCATTGAGTGACATTCCGTCGTGCAGTATTGTTGATTCAACGTTCAACGAGCTGTCCAACATTGTTGGGACAAAACCCACTGCCCAAGGGCCTGTGGCGAACCGTCAGGTCACTTATATGTTTGCCCGCGACGGTATCGTTAACCCGGGTTCCACTCACAAATGTTCTTGGAGCTTCCATGTACGCAAGAAGGAATTTGTCGGAATTTCTACAGCGTGCGTGGGTATAGGGCGTCTCCTAGTGCTCGGCATTCATCTTCCCACCCTCAAGGAAGGACAGAGCCACTTTGTACGACTTTTGCTGCAACATGCCGCCTCCAAGTGCATTCCCGATGACTACGACAGCGAGA GCCTAAACTACTTCAATGCGGGAGTCTATATG GCGATATTGTGCAACAGCTGCGATACATGA
- a CDS encoding DNA-directed RNA polymerase II RPB2 (encoded by transcript TGME49_258210~Gene product name based on ToxoDB Community Expert Annotation.): MEDPWKGGSGGYGEPSYGAEGVGTRQVSEETGSGFHDLPAGNAGFGSAFSSRDSAGVYAQTRQTDVFFPDDEEGGEHGDEGEQGSVDQDACWAVVSSFFHSHGLVNQQLESFNDFVSYKIQEIIDEHPPIEIRPTPQYRPEEEVESNVIYRLKMDQLSLNRPSVEEKEGISKHLWPYEARTRNLTYSSPLYVDVEQTTYTVDPETGAERLVDQVTYSRVLLGRIPMMLKSAYCWTKDLPEHDLADVGECAYDQGGYFIINGGEKVLVAQERMASNFVYVFQKKQPSKFGWVAEVRSQKEGMQATSGFAVKKRSRTGGEGRKGGRPGGQIVAALPYIRTEIPIVILFRALGCISDRDILLRVAYDLKDPQLIALMKPSLEEGFDYSSQDVCLDFIGKRGPTVGAQREKRIQYARELLRKEVLPHVGTEVGCENKKAFYIGYMVHRLLLADLGRINQDDRDHFGKKRLDMAGPLIAASFGTLYRKMIKDVRRILQRQVDHGKSFDVAGAIRSASQITQGLQYQIATGNWGKDKEGKIVRTGVAQVLNRLTFASALSHLRRLNTPLGREGKMAKPRQLHNTHWGMICPAETPEGQAVGLVKNLALMSDISVGSATNTVHEFLVEWGLDPLEEMTPDVIKERVKVFVNGSWVGCFDEADVLCQTLRQLRRRCDISSETSIVRDLVNREVKIFTDAGRAMRPLFVVDEGTRDLVMKRCHLEELQRRGKDEKSWGYLMEKGIIEFVDCEEEETCMIAMFVEDIRSEKRQAFPYTHCEIHPSLILGVCASIIPFPDHNQSPRNVYQSAMGKQAMGVYTSSFNHRMDTLAHLLYYPQKPLVCTRAMEFLRFRELPAGINAIVAILCYSGYNQEDSLIMSQSSIDRGLFRSVFYRTYCSEERQQGSLMVESFEPPSIEHVQGMKRGDYSKLDADGLVEPGSRVLGDDVIIGKTSPLFDDDTGMPGGAGAGPGGVPSPFAKRKRDCSLCLRSSETGVVDQVMLSVNNRGSRFTKVKVRSVRIPQTGDKFASRHGQKGTIGITYRTEDMPFNEEGITPDLIMNPHAVPSRMTIGHLVECLLGKTAAIFGGEGDATPFNGYAVLDISNRLHSLGYERFGNERLYHGHTGRHLPSLIFFGPTYYQRLKHMVDDKIHARARGPVTMLTRQPMEGKSREGGLRFGEMERDCMISHGAAHMLKERLFEQSDAYRVHVCDICGLVCTADLSRGNFECKLCDNKSRISQICIPYACKLLLQELMAMCIYPRLVLQVA, from the exons ATGGAAGACCCGTGGAAGGGAGGAAGCGGCGGCTACGGAGAGCCGTCCTACGGTGCAGAGGGTGTTGGCACACGGCAGGTGTCAGAAGAAACTGGCTCGGGTTTCCACGATCTGCCAGCTGGCAATGCGGGTTTTGGGAGTGCTTTTTCATCGCGAGACTCAGCGGGTGTATACGCACAAACCCGACAGACTGATGTGTTTTTCcccgacgacgaagagggaggagagcacggagacgaaggcgagcagGGCTCTGTGGACCAAGATGCCTGCTGGGCTGTCGTCAGCTCTTTTTTCCACTCACACGGTCTGGTCAATCAACAGCTGGAGAGTTTCAACGACTTTGTGTCTTACAAAATCCAGGAAATCATCGACGAACACCCCCCAATTGAAATCAG ACCGACTCCGCAGTACCGCCcggaagaggaagtcgagagcaACGTGATCTACAGGCTGAAGATGGACCAGCTTTCTCTGAACCGGCCGAGcgtcgaagagaaggaaggaatcTCGAAGCACTTGTGGCCGTACGAAGCCCGAACTCGAAATCTGACCTACTCTAGTCCTCTCTATGTTGACGTGGAGCAAACGACGTACACTGTCGACCCCGAGACAGGGGCTGAG CGTCTGGTGGACCAGGTGACCTACAGTCGCGTGCTCTTGGGCCGCATTCCGATGATGCTCAAATCAGCTTATTGCTGGACAAAGGATTTGCCGGAGCACGATCTGGCGGACGTCGGCGAGTGTGCGTACGACCAGGGTGGCTACTTCATCATCAACGGAGGCGAAAAG GTTTTGGTGGCGCAGGAGCGCATGGCGTCGAACTTTGTCTACGTTTTCCAAAAGAAGCAGCCTTCCAAGTTCGGCTGGGTAGCTGAAGTCAGGAGTCAGAAAGAGGGCATGCAAGCTACGAGTGGCTTCGCGGTAAAGAAGCGCAGTCGCACTGGCGGTGAAGGTCGGAAAGGCGGACGCCCTGGAGGACAAATCGTCGCTGCTCTTCCGTACATCCGAACAGAAATCCCGATTGTCATTCTTTTTCGAGCTCTTGG GTGCATTTCGGATCGCGACATTCTTTTGCGTGTGGCGTACGATCTGAAGGATCCGCAGTTGATTGCGCTGATGAAGCCTTCGCTCGAAGAGGGCTTCGACTACAGTTCGCAGGACGTCTGTTTGGACTTTATCGGAAAGCGAGGCCCGACGGTTGGCGCGCAGCGCGAAAAGCGAATTCAGTATGCGCGCGAGTTGCTGAGGAAAGAGGTGCTGCCTCACGTGGGCACCGAGGTCGGCtgcgagaacaagaaggccTTCTATATCGGCTACATGGTGCAccggctgcttctcgccgacCTGGGGCGAATCAACCAAGACGACCGAGACCACtttggaaagaagagactggaCATGGCAGGTCCCCTCATCGCGGCCAGCTTCGGGACACTCTACCGCAAAATGATCAAAGACGTTCGACGCATTCTACAAAGACAG GTGGACCATGGCAAATCGTTCGACGTGGCAGGCGCCATTCGGAGCGCGTCGCAGATCACCCAGGGACTTCAGTATCAAATTGCGACGGGCAACTGGGGAAAGgacaaggaaggaaagaTTGTGCGGACCGGAGTGGCGCAAGTGCTGAATCGTTTGACCTTTGCTTCTGCGCTTTCGCATTTGAGGCGTCTGAACACTCCGCTCGGACGAGAAGGCAAAATGGCGAAACCGAGACAACTTCACAACACGCACTGGGGGATGATTTGCCCCGCCGAGACTCCAGAGGGTCAGGCTGTCGGACTCGTGAAGAATCTCGCTCTCATGTCCGACATCAGTGTCGGCAGTGCGACCAACACCGTCCACGAGTTTCTTGTG GAGTGGGGTCTCGACCCTTTGGAAGAAATGACTCCGGACGTGATCAAGGAACGCGTGAAGGTTTTCGTCAATGGAAGTTGGGTCGGCTGCTTTGATGAAGCGGATGTTCTGTGCCAGACTCTCCGTCAACTTCGACGTCGCTGCGATATCTCCAGCGAGACGTCCATTGTTCGTGACCTAGTCAACAGG gAGGTCAAGATCTTCACAGATGCAGGGAGAGCAATGCGCCCACTATTTGTCGTCGATGAG GGAACTCGAGACCTTGTCATGAAGCGGTGCCACTTGGAGGAGCTGCAACGTCGCGGAAAGGACGAAAAGTCGTGGGGATACTTGATGGAGAAAGGCATCATTGAGTTCGTTGactgtgaagaagaagagacgtgCATGATTGCGATGTTCGTCGAGGATATTCGCAGCGAGAAAAG ACAAGCCTTTCCGTACACTCACTGCGAGATTCACCCCTCGCTGATTCTGGGAGTTTGCGCGAGCATCATTCCGTTCCCAGATCACAACCAGTCTCCGCGTAACGTTTATCAGTCGGCTATGGGGAAGCAGGCGATGGGAGTGTACACCTCTTCGTTCAACCATCGGATGGACACGCTGGCGCACTTGCTGTACTATCCCCAGAAGCCGCTGGTCTGCACGCGAGCGATGGAGTTCCTCCGTTTCCGCGAGCTCCCTGCAGGCATCAACGCCATCGTTGCGATTCTCTGCTACTCGGGGTACAACCAAGAAGACAGTCTTATCATGTCTCAATCGAGCATCGACCGCGGCCTGTTCAGATCCGTCTTCTACCGGACCTactgcagcgaagagagacagcagggcAGTCTGATGGTGGAGAGTTTCGAGCCTCCGAGCATCGAACACGTCCAGGGCATGAAGCGAGGAGATTACTCGAAACTCGATGCAGACGGCCTCGTCGAACCCGGCAGTCGCGTCCTCGGTGACGACGTCATCATTGGAAAG ACATCTCCGCTTTTTGACGACGACACCGGCATGCCTGGCGGCGCGGGAGCCGGACCTGGCGGGGTGCCCTctcctttcgcgaaacggaAGCGCGACTGTTCTTTGTGTCTTCGATCTTCCGAAACAG gtgtCGTGGACCAAGTGATGCTGTCGGTAAATAATCGGGGTAGCAGATTTACCAAGGTCAAAGTACGAAGTGTCCGAATTCCTCAGACAGGAGACAAATTTGCTTCCCGACACGGACAGAAGGGAACGATCGGCATTACGTATCGGACAGAAGACATGCCGTTTAACGAG GAGGGCATCACGCCAGACCTTATCATGAACCCCCACGCCGTTCCTTCTCGAATGACAATCGGGCACTTGGTCGAGTGTCTGCTGGGGAAGACAGCGGCGATTTTCGGTGGTGAAGGTGACGCCACCCCCTTCAACGGG TACGCGGTGCTGGACATTTCGAATCGGCTTCACTCCTTGGGCTACGAACGCTTCGGAAACGAACGGTTGTACCATGGGCATACGGGGCGTCACCTGCCGTCGCTTATTTTCTTCGGGCCAACATACTATCAGCGTCTGAAGCATATGGTCGACGATAAGATCCACGCAAGAGCTCGAGGGCCTGTGACGATGCTCACTCGCCAGCCTATGGAAGGAAAAAGCCGAGAGGGTGGTCTACGGTTCGGAGAAATGGAACGCGACTGCATGATCAGTCACGGTGCCGCCCACATGCTGAAAGAAAGGCTCTTCGAACAAAGTGACGCCTACAGGGTCCATGTTTGTGATATTTGTGGCTTGGTCTGTACGGCGGACCTGTCCAGAGGCAACTTCGAATGCAAGCTGTGTGACAACAAGTCGAGAATATCTCAGATATGCATCCCGTATGCGTGCAAACTTCTTCTCCAGGAGCTCATGGCAATGTGCATCTATCCAAGACTGGTTCTGCAAGTCGCCTAA